The Plantibacter sp. Leaf314 genome includes a window with the following:
- the galE gene encoding UDP-glucose 4-epimerase GalE encodes MTWLVTGGAGYIGAHVVRAFQAEGIDVVVLDDLSSGHERFIPADVPFVRGTLLDGSVLERAFSEFELSGVVHVAGYKYAGVSVQRPLHTYAQNVTATAMLLGAMEEHGVERIVFSSSAAVYGTTDVDLVTEDTPKAPESPYGESKLIGEWLLSDQGVATGLRHTSLRYFNVVGSGTDEVYDTSPHNLFPLVFDALLAGRTPRINGDDYPTPDGTCVRDYLHVADLAAAHVAAAKRLDAGEPLEAAYNLGSGDGSSVGEIMTAMAEVTGIDFTPEIMPRRAGDPARIVASGALAARDLDWRMRHDLRQMVESAWRARRAAS; translated from the coding sequence GTGACGTGGCTGGTGACGGGCGGGGCCGGGTACATCGGCGCCCATGTGGTTCGAGCGTTCCAGGCCGAGGGGATCGACGTGGTCGTCCTCGACGACCTCTCCAGCGGGCACGAGCGCTTCATCCCGGCGGACGTGCCGTTCGTCCGCGGCACCCTGCTCGACGGCTCGGTGCTGGAGCGGGCGTTCTCGGAGTTCGAGCTCAGCGGTGTGGTCCACGTCGCCGGATACAAGTACGCGGGCGTCTCCGTGCAGCGCCCGCTGCACACCTACGCCCAGAACGTCACGGCGACCGCGATGCTGCTCGGAGCCATGGAGGAGCACGGCGTGGAGCGCATCGTCTTCTCCTCGAGTGCTGCGGTGTACGGGACCACGGACGTCGACCTCGTCACGGAGGACACGCCCAAGGCCCCGGAGTCGCCCTACGGGGAGTCGAAGCTCATCGGCGAGTGGCTGCTCAGTGACCAGGGCGTCGCGACCGGGCTGCGTCACACCTCGCTGCGCTACTTCAACGTCGTCGGTTCCGGGACGGACGAGGTCTACGACACCAGTCCGCACAACCTGTTCCCCCTCGTGTTCGACGCGCTGCTCGCCGGTCGCACGCCGCGGATCAACGGGGATGACTACCCGACCCCCGACGGCACCTGCGTCCGCGACTACCTGCACGTCGCCGACCTCGCCGCCGCCCACGTCGCCGCGGCGAAGCGCCTCGACGCCGGCGAGCCCCTCGAGGCGGCCTACAACCTCGGCAGCGGCGACGGGTCGAGCGTCGGGGAGATCATGACCGCCATGGCCGAGGTCACGGGCATCGACTTCACGCCCGAGATCATGCCGCGGCGTGCCGGTGATCCCGCACGGATCGTCGCGTCGGGAGCGCTCGCCGCTCGCGATCTGGACTGGCGGATGCGTCATGACCTCCGGCAGATGGTGGAGAGCGCGTGGCGGGCGCGCCGCGCCGCCTCCTGA
- a CDS encoding acyl-CoA dehydrogenase family protein: protein MIFEPLASDFYGFESLLTAPEQEAIARLRAWAETEAKPIVNEYWERAEFPKHLIAPLLELDVARWAWPQTTPFENSAVFRGLASMELSRIDASISTFVGVQDGLTMGSISECGSQEQQDEWLPKLASGEVLGAFGLTEPQSGSDSAQGLRTTATRDGDDWILSGSKRWIGNATFSDITIIWAKDTADGQVKGFIVPTDSPGYSAMKIEGKISLRMVQNADITLDEVRVPERLRLQHANSFRDTAKVLRLTRAGVAWSSVGVAVGAYEAAVAYAKERVQFGKPIAGHQLIQDLLSKCLGNITASMAMCVRVSQMLDEGTQRDEHSALAKAFCTARMRETVAWAREIMGGNGIVLDYHAARFFADAEALYSYEGTREMNALIVGRAITGTAAFV from the coding sequence ATGATCTTCGAACCCCTCGCCAGCGACTTCTACGGCTTCGAGAGCCTCCTGACGGCCCCCGAGCAGGAGGCCATCGCCCGGCTCCGCGCCTGGGCCGAGACCGAGGCGAAGCCGATCGTGAACGAGTACTGGGAGCGGGCGGAGTTCCCGAAGCACCTCATCGCCCCGCTGCTCGAGCTCGACGTCGCCCGATGGGCCTGGCCCCAGACGACCCCGTTCGAGAACAGCGCCGTGTTCCGCGGCCTCGCGTCGATGGAACTGTCCAGGATCGACGCGTCCATCTCGACCTTCGTCGGGGTGCAGGACGGACTCACGATGGGATCGATCAGCGAATGCGGCTCGCAGGAGCAGCAGGACGAGTGGCTGCCCAAGCTCGCGTCGGGTGAGGTGCTCGGCGCGTTCGGGCTCACGGAACCCCAGTCCGGCTCGGACAGCGCGCAGGGGCTCCGGACCACGGCCACCCGTGACGGCGACGACTGGATCCTCTCGGGCTCGAAGCGGTGGATCGGCAACGCGACCTTCAGCGACATCACCATCATCTGGGCGAAGGACACGGCCGACGGCCAGGTGAAGGGGTTCATCGTCCCCACCGACTCCCCCGGATACTCCGCGATGAAGATCGAGGGGAAGATCAGTCTGCGCATGGTGCAGAACGCCGACATCACCCTCGACGAGGTGCGGGTGCCGGAACGCCTCCGGCTCCAACACGCGAACTCCTTCCGCGACACCGCGAAGGTCCTCCGCCTCACGCGGGCCGGCGTGGCCTGGTCGAGCGTCGGCGTCGCCGTCGGTGCCTACGAAGCGGCGGTCGCCTACGCGAAGGAGCGGGTGCAGTTCGGCAAGCCCATCGCCGGCCACCAGCTGATCCAGGACCTCCTCTCGAAGTGCCTCGGCAACATCACCGCGTCGATGGCGATGTGCGTCCGCGTCTCGCAGATGCTCGACGAGGGCACGCAACGCGACGAGCACTCGGCCCTCGCGAAGGCCTTCTGCACGGCCCGCATGCGCGAGACCGTCGCCTGGGCTCGCGAGATCATGGGCGGGAACGGCATCGTGCTCGACTACCACGCCGCCCGGTTCTTCGCGGACGCCGAAGCGCTCTACAGCTACGAGGGCACGCGCGAGATGAACGCCCTCATCGTGGGACGGGCCATCACCGGCACCGCGGCGTTCGTCTGA
- a CDS encoding O-antigen ligase family protein — translation MRPADFDTFSAAARVLSSAPVAAAFATIAIGTAFGEHLVTSLIGGAGFSAMLAGLAAIGTGILLARLPIIEWRGLLPISVLLFLAWSALSIAWSATPLATWPAIGEQLAWAFVAIVIALTRDTIQIVRATGTAFRALLGASLALEVLSGVLIDTPLPFLGISGNLALGGPLEGVFGSRSALGIAALIGLVTFVVEWRTRSVRHGVTIGSIALAAGLILGTRSPSIALLAGTLGIATAVLYVFRQLRPELRRMWQFVLLAVLALVAVVGYFNRAEVFRLFGLGLEIEQRYALWQETMRRPAASELNGWGWTGGWVADAVPYRLIDASLGRVNDSALNAYLDVSLQLGLIGLVLFLLLGGLALVRTWFVATNRRSVVHVWAALIVVTLLASGAAESSLLTSGGWLLLVVCAVLGAGGLSWRHKLPER, via the coding sequence GTGAGACCGGCCGACTTCGACACGTTCTCCGCCGCGGCGCGCGTCCTGTCCTCCGCGCCGGTCGCCGCCGCCTTCGCGACCATCGCCATCGGGACCGCCTTCGGCGAACACCTCGTCACGAGCCTCATCGGCGGCGCCGGCTTCAGTGCCATGCTCGCCGGTCTCGCGGCCATCGGCACCGGGATCCTGCTGGCGCGGCTGCCCATCATCGAGTGGCGTGGGCTGCTGCCCATCTCGGTCCTGCTCTTCCTCGCGTGGAGCGCGCTCTCGATCGCCTGGAGCGCCACGCCACTCGCGACCTGGCCGGCGATCGGCGAGCAACTCGCCTGGGCGTTCGTCGCGATCGTGATCGCCCTCACCCGGGACACGATCCAGATCGTGCGTGCGACGGGGACCGCGTTCCGAGCGCTACTCGGTGCCTCGCTCGCGCTCGAAGTGCTGAGCGGGGTCCTCATCGACACGCCGCTCCCGTTCCTCGGGATCAGCGGCAACCTCGCCCTCGGCGGACCGCTCGAGGGCGTGTTCGGTTCGCGGAGCGCGCTCGGGATCGCGGCACTGATCGGGCTCGTCACCTTCGTCGTCGAGTGGCGGACCAGGTCGGTGCGTCACGGGGTGACGATCGGATCGATCGCGCTCGCGGCCGGCCTGATCCTCGGGACGCGCTCGCCGAGTATCGCGCTGCTCGCCGGTACCCTCGGGATCGCCACCGCCGTCCTCTACGTCTTCCGGCAGCTTCGACCGGAACTCCGTCGGATGTGGCAGTTCGTCCTGCTCGCGGTGCTGGCACTGGTGGCGGTCGTCGGCTACTTCAACCGTGCCGAGGTGTTCCGGCTCTTCGGACTGGGGCTCGAGATCGAGCAGCGGTACGCCCTGTGGCAGGAGACGATGCGGCGACCGGCCGCGAGTGAACTCAACGGGTGGGGTTGGACCGGCGGCTGGGTGGCGGACGCGGTCCCCTACCGACTCATCGACGCGAGTCTCGGCCGGGTGAACGACTCGGCGCTGAACGCCTACCTGGACGTCTCCCTGCAACTCGGACTGATCGGGCTCGTCCTCTTCCTCCTCCTCGGCGGTCTGGCGCTCGTCCGGACCTGGTTCGTGGCCACCAACCGTCGGAGTGTCGTGCACGTGTGGGCTGCGCTCATCGTCGTGACCCTGCTCGCGTCCGGGGCCGCTGAGAGCAGCCTCCTCACGAGCGGCGGTTGGCTCCTCCTCGTGGTCTGCGCGGTCCTCGGTGCCGGCGGGCTCAGTTGGCGCCACAAGCTGCCCGAGCGGTGA
- the manA gene encoding mannose-6-phosphate isomerase, class I — MFVPLRATPRDYAWGSPTAIAELLGSEPSGRPEAELWLGAHPGAPTPIADPSTVGGHADLERWLAADPTALGGRGSLPFLLKVLAAAHPLSLQAHPDLGRAAAGFAAENARGVPIDAPHRNYKDALHKPELIVALRDGFEALCGFRELAATDALLIELVASAPDPAAAARINLLRGMVAAPDGLRDTVRVLLEQLPGGLLDALVVSAAAPGSGAFDAERALVGRLAEEYPGDPGVAVALLLNLVTLRAGEALYLPAGNIHAYLRGIGVELMAASDNVLRGGLTPKHVDVPELLEVLEFEPRPVPWLTPTDLGGGLSLFVPDVPDFELLRVDLSDGPAEQESSFRLPGPGIAIVTDGSVTIDGATSSIELGRGGYAFITPDEAELRFSGTGTLFLATTQG; from the coding sequence ATGTTCGTGCCGCTCCGTGCCACTCCTCGTGACTACGCGTGGGGGTCGCCGACCGCGATCGCGGAGCTGCTCGGGTCCGAGCCCTCAGGACGTCCGGAGGCGGAACTCTGGCTCGGTGCACACCCCGGGGCCCCGACGCCGATCGCGGATCCGTCGACGGTGGGAGGACACGCCGACCTCGAGCGCTGGCTCGCCGCGGATCCCACCGCGCTCGGCGGACGAGGCTCGCTGCCGTTCCTCCTCAAGGTCCTCGCGGCGGCCCATCCGCTCTCGTTGCAGGCCCACCCCGATCTCGGGAGGGCCGCCGCGGGGTTCGCCGCCGAGAACGCGCGAGGCGTGCCGATCGACGCCCCGCACCGCAACTACAAGGACGCCCTGCACAAGCCGGAGCTCATCGTCGCGCTCCGGGACGGCTTCGAGGCGCTCTGCGGGTTCCGCGAGCTGGCCGCGACCGACGCCCTGCTCATCGAGCTGGTGGCCTCGGCGCCCGATCCGGCTGCTGCGGCGCGCATCAACCTGCTCCGGGGGATGGTGGCCGCCCCCGACGGGCTCCGCGACACCGTCCGGGTCCTGCTCGAACAGCTCCCCGGCGGGCTGCTCGACGCCCTCGTCGTGTCCGCCGCGGCTCCCGGTTCTGGTGCGTTCGACGCGGAGCGTGCCCTGGTCGGACGACTCGCGGAGGAGTATCCCGGCGATCCCGGCGTCGCGGTCGCGCTGCTGCTCAACCTCGTCACGTTGCGAGCGGGGGAGGCGCTCTACCTCCCGGCGGGCAACATCCACGCCTACCTCCGCGGCATCGGTGTCGAGCTCATGGCCGCGAGCGACAACGTCCTACGGGGCGGGCTCACCCCCAAGCACGTGGACGTGCCCGAACTCCTCGAGGTCCTGGAGTTCGAGCCTCGGCCGGTGCCGTGGCTCACCCCGACGGACCTGGGCGGGGGGCTCAGCCTCTTCGTGCCGGACGTGCCGGATTTCGAGCTGCTGCGGGTGGACCTGAGCGATGGGCCGGCCGAGCAGGAGTCGTCGTTCCGACTCCCCGGGCCCGGGATCGCGATCGTCACCGACGGCTCGGTGACGATCGACGGAGCGACCTCGTCCATCGAGCTCGGTCGAGGTGGCTACGCCTTCATCACGCCCGACGAGGCGGAGCTGCGCTTCTCCGGGACGGGGACCCTCTTCCTGGCGACCACCCAGGGCTGA
- a CDS encoding GlxA family transcriptional regulator — translation MLSKVALLAIPGLQPFEFSVVCEVFGIDRSDQGGPAFDLRIVTKDPGPVRMNLSDDGARGFDMIVDDDLSFAAEADLVVITGRGGSRGGPVDEAYLDVLRAAEARGAWVLSVCSGSFVLGHAGLLDGRRSTTHWMYTSEQQTMFPGTTVDPDVLFVEDRKVITGAGTAAGIDACLHLVRQEYGAASANVIARRMVVPPQRDGGQAQYVLSPVAAQQCESLAPVVDWMLDHLAEDLPIGRLARQAHMSERTFARRFRSELGSTPAAWLNRQRLFRAQEMLERTDHGVERIAADTGFGTAAVLRHHFDRVLGTTPAAYRRRFGVRESA, via the coding sequence ATGCTGTCGAAGGTCGCCCTCCTCGCCATCCCGGGGCTGCAGCCGTTCGAGTTCAGCGTCGTCTGCGAGGTCTTCGGCATCGACCGATCGGACCAGGGCGGCCCTGCATTCGACCTCCGCATCGTCACGAAGGACCCCGGTCCGGTCCGGATGAACCTGAGCGACGACGGTGCGCGCGGCTTCGACATGATCGTCGACGACGACCTGTCCTTCGCGGCCGAGGCGGACCTCGTGGTAATCACCGGTCGTGGTGGATCGCGCGGCGGACCGGTCGACGAGGCCTACCTCGACGTCTTGCGAGCGGCCGAGGCGCGCGGTGCCTGGGTGCTGAGCGTGTGCAGCGGATCATTCGTCCTCGGTCACGCAGGACTGCTCGACGGTCGCCGGAGCACCACCCACTGGATGTACACGAGCGAGCAGCAGACGATGTTCCCGGGCACCACCGTCGACCCCGACGTGCTGTTCGTCGAGGACCGCAAGGTCATCACGGGCGCAGGAACCGCTGCCGGCATCGACGCGTGTCTGCACCTCGTACGACAGGAGTACGGCGCGGCGAGCGCGAACGTCATCGCCCGCCGGATGGTCGTCCCGCCGCAGCGCGACGGCGGGCAGGCGCAGTACGTCCTCTCCCCCGTCGCGGCACAGCAGTGCGAGTCCCTGGCACCGGTCGTCGACTGGATGCTCGACCACCTCGCCGAGGACCTGCCCATCGGGCGTCTCGCACGGCAGGCACACATGTCGGAGCGGACCTTCGCTCGCCGCTTCCGCTCGGAGCTCGGCAGCACGCCTGCCGCCTGGCTGAACCGGCAACGCCTGTTCCGAGCCCAGGAGATGCTCGAACGCACCGACCACGGTGTCGAACGGATCGCCGCGGACACCGGGTTCGGCACCGCGGCCGTCCTCCGTCACCACTTCGACCGCGTCCTCGGCACCACGCCCGCCGCCTACCGGCGCAGGTTCGGGGTCCGGGAGAGCGCCTGA
- a CDS encoding O-antigen ligase translates to MLPTEPAPPRPPATLTTRAIVVRHVAVFATFAVLAGTFWTNLFTIWGYTAVALLAGGAALACMVVVRPRWQRTRIPWSLVGYGALAVVSLAWSAYPSGTAATLLGAALCTILGLTLATCFAWPEVLRVLGRAVTWLLALSLLFELFVAAVLRHPLLPNFYAGDSADPPLLDYWSRELLFSGGRIQGISGNANLLAVVALLGIIVFGVRLAARREQHAAAGIAGPERRWTLILRLALSVAMFLLSFSTTILLAAVVTAVVLASALAIRRASGPAARTPVYLAIAGVAVVGAVVAVAFRTQLLGLLGKSPDLTGRLDIWATVWRLIEQRPVVGWGFSSPWAPWEPLFTDLVIRRGVRQLQAHNAWLDVWFQLGVVGLVLFAAVVLSMLTRTWFLAVDRPRVDLDAHRPYTALSLAPVLIAVSLVVQSVAESRLLIESGWVLLVLLVVKTKQEPAWPVTDTGGPAERASTPRRDHLSR, encoded by the coding sequence ATGCTGCCGACCGAACCCGCCCCGCCCCGCCCGCCGGCGACGCTGACCACGCGTGCGATCGTCGTCCGACACGTGGCCGTGTTCGCGACGTTCGCGGTGCTCGCCGGAACGTTCTGGACGAACCTGTTCACGATCTGGGGCTACACGGCGGTCGCCCTCCTGGCCGGTGGGGCGGCGCTCGCCTGCATGGTCGTCGTCCGTCCCAGGTGGCAGCGCACCAGGATCCCCTGGTCGCTCGTCGGCTACGGGGCGTTGGCGGTCGTGTCCCTCGCCTGGTCCGCCTATCCGAGCGGCACCGCGGCGACGCTCCTCGGCGCGGCCCTCTGCACGATCCTCGGGCTGACCCTCGCCACCTGCTTCGCCTGGCCGGAGGTCCTCCGGGTCCTCGGACGCGCCGTGACCTGGCTGCTCGCCCTGTCCCTCCTCTTCGAGCTGTTCGTGGCTGCGGTCCTCCGTCACCCGCTGCTCCCGAACTTCTACGCGGGTGACTCGGCCGACCCGCCGCTGCTCGACTACTGGTCGCGTGAGCTCCTCTTCTCCGGTGGGCGCATCCAGGGCATCTCCGGGAACGCCAACCTGCTCGCCGTCGTCGCCCTCCTCGGGATCATCGTGTTCGGCGTCCGGCTGGCGGCGCGTCGCGAGCAGCACGCGGCGGCGGGCATCGCCGGCCCGGAGCGGCGATGGACACTGATCCTCCGACTGGCGCTCTCGGTGGCCATGTTCCTGCTGAGCTTCTCGACCACGATCCTGCTGGCGGCGGTGGTCACCGCTGTCGTCCTGGCGTCGGCCCTCGCCATCCGGCGCGCGAGTGGCCCAGCAGCCCGCACGCCCGTGTACCTCGCCATCGCCGGTGTCGCCGTCGTCGGGGCCGTGGTGGCGGTCGCCTTCCGCACGCAGCTGCTCGGCCTCCTCGGGAAGAGCCCCGACCTCACCGGTCGTCTCGACATCTGGGCCACGGTCTGGCGCCTCATCGAACAACGGCCGGTCGTCGGTTGGGGGTTCTCGAGCCCCTGGGCACCGTGGGAGCCGCTCTTCACCGATCTCGTCATCCGGCGCGGCGTCCGGCAGCTGCAGGCCCACAACGCGTGGCTCGACGTGTGGTTCCAGCTCGGGGTCGTCGGCCTCGTCCTGTTCGCCGCGGTCGTCCTGTCGATGTTGACCCGCACCTGGTTCCTCGCCGTCGACCGGCCGCGAGTGGACCTGGACGCGCACCGACCGTACACGGCACTCTCGCTGGCACCCGTCCTCATCGCGGTCTCGCTCGTCGTCCAGTCCGTCGCCGAAAGCCGACTGCTCATCGAGTCCGGGTGGGTCCTCCTCGTCCTCCTCGTCGTCAAGACCAAGCAGGAGCCGGCCTGGCCCGTGACCGACACCGGTGGCCCGGCCGAGCGAGCATCCACGCCCCGACGCGACCACCTCAGCCGGTGA
- a CDS encoding sugar transferase has product MPFIAARRSWERRFSRAVLLLDLLAVCAALGATQLLWWDTYWTGAVEVAGPLGHLVVGYPAITLALALAWWLPLTDARSRHPRVLAGGWSPYRRVILVTTTVFGGFAMSSYLLKLEIGRSFLLTALPLGVVLLVTIRWAARRRLRARRRSSAFVYRTLLVGDRDHAVHVAERMRRGEWAGHRVVGVVTPGIVDDERIADAPVLAGRASVLEAAVDVQADTVIVAGSEELTPAALRRLGWELSERGVRLIIAPTLTGVAPMRLHLQPVDGIPLLHVDYPEITGAKAAAKRTFDVVGSAGLLLLLSPVLLAVAIAVMTTSRGGVLYRQERIGLRGRPFQILKFRSMASGADTGAALAAQQRADELLTKPEHNPLVTPVGRILRKYSLDELPQLLNVLGGSMSLVGPRPHRDWEVERYDLLARRRLLVKPGMSGLWQVSGRSSLSWDDSVDLDLYYVENWSAATDIGILARTVRAVVAPGADAR; this is encoded by the coding sequence ATGCCGTTCATCGCAGCCCGCCGATCCTGGGAGCGCCGGTTCTCCCGCGCCGTCCTCCTCCTCGACCTCCTCGCGGTGTGCGCGGCCCTCGGCGCGACACAACTGCTCTGGTGGGACACCTACTGGACGGGGGCGGTCGAGGTGGCCGGTCCGCTCGGCCACCTCGTGGTCGGGTACCCCGCGATCACCCTCGCGCTCGCGCTCGCCTGGTGGTTGCCACTGACGGACGCCCGGTCCAGACACCCGCGCGTCCTCGCGGGAGGATGGTCGCCGTACCGGCGGGTGATCCTCGTGACCACGACGGTCTTCGGCGGCTTCGCGATGAGCTCCTACCTGTTGAAGCTCGAGATCGGGCGCAGCTTCCTCCTGACCGCGCTGCCGCTCGGCGTCGTGCTGCTCGTGACGATCCGCTGGGCCGCGCGACGGCGTCTCCGTGCGCGACGGCGCAGCAGTGCGTTCGTCTACCGGACGCTGCTCGTCGGCGATCGCGACCACGCCGTGCACGTCGCCGAGCGAATGCGTCGTGGCGAGTGGGCAGGGCACCGCGTGGTCGGCGTCGTGACGCCGGGCATCGTCGACGACGAACGCATCGCCGACGCGCCCGTCCTCGCCGGGCGTGCCTCGGTCCTCGAGGCCGCCGTCGACGTCCAGGCCGACACGGTGATCGTCGCGGGTTCGGAGGAGCTCACACCTGCCGCGTTGCGTCGCCTCGGCTGGGAGCTCAGCGAGCGGGGCGTGCGGCTCATCATCGCCCCGACGCTCACCGGGGTCGCACCGATGCGACTGCACCTCCAGCCGGTGGACGGCATCCCGCTGCTTCACGTCGACTACCCCGAGATCACCGGCGCGAAGGCCGCGGCCAAGCGGACGTTCGACGTCGTCGGCTCGGCGGGTCTCCTCCTGCTGCTCTCGCCCGTCCTGCTCGCCGTCGCGATCGCGGTCATGACGACGAGCCGGGGCGGCGTGCTCTACCGCCAGGAGCGCATCGGCCTCCGCGGCCGCCCCTTCCAGATCCTCAAATTCCGCTCGATGGCCTCCGGCGCCGACACCGGCGCCGCCTTGGCGGCGCAGCAGCGTGCCGATGAGCTGCTCACCAAGCCGGAGCACAACCCGCTGGTGACCCCCGTCGGCCGCATCCTCCGGAAGTACTCGCTCGACGAACTGCCGCAGCTGTTGAACGTGCTCGGCGGTTCGATGAGCCTGGTCGGGCCGCGACCGCACCGCGACTGGGAGGTCGAGCGGTACGACCTGCTCGCCCGTCGGCGTCTCCTCGTCAAACCCGGCATGAGCGGCCTCTGGCAGGTCAGCGGGCGGTCCAGCCTCTCCTGGGACGACTCGGTCGATCTCGACCTGTACTACGTCGAGAACTGGTCGGCGGCCACCGACATCGGGATCCTGGCCCGGACGGTCCGCGCGGTCGTCGCCCCGGGGGCGGACGCGCGGTGA